From Pelotomaculum schinkii, the proteins below share one genomic window:
- a CDS encoding AAA family ATPase — MADYISKWHRELGIFSRIKPLIIIEGNVLDVYQYPLEGSISKGSILRLPEYLHYYFKDIGYQTIVFFDSMQGFYNTCEDGHIDEFARLSNTRDDGKFIRSEFKGKTNSASAIVRSAVSQNQSSTAIIMNLASRYITSPDNLEQAEVDSFTNLLLASLEGKDVRTEGGALKNIVVMIVNKTNDVPVWFYHDNPNVKTITISTPSKEEREQLVKGENFTSFFAPDIYAEDIAYYEEHPDELEKVQDKFVGLTEGFSFTEINGLRRLCKNERTHIRHMSTVIDLYKYGIKENPWDTLDENELKNAHEDFEKRIKGQDYAITKTLDVVKRAVTGMAGLQHSSHTKPKGILFFAGPTGTGKTETAKTLAEKLFGDESCCIRFDMSEYGQSHSDQKLLGAPPGYVGYEAGGQLTNAVRENPFSILLFDEIEKANPLIFDKFLQILEDGRMTDGQGNTVYFSECIIIFTSNLGIFTWNAMGSREPNVTAEMEYSEVQKKVRQAIEDYFKLELGRPEILNRIGENIIVFDFIRPPVAEIILDALVNKIIKNLAAEKRIDLVLSDEARATLLEKSLGNLANGARGIGNIVESLLINPLSRYLFDNSIKGDERIVIRSIDAENIPFNLNCTRGEVE, encoded by the coding sequence ATGGCTGACTATATATCAAAGTGGCACCGTGAACTCGGTATCTTTAGCCGAATTAAGCCTTTGATTATTATAGAAGGAAATGTTTTAGATGTTTATCAATACCCGTTGGAAGGAAGTATTTCCAAGGGGAGTATTCTTAGGCTTCCAGAATATCTTCATTACTATTTCAAAGACATAGGCTATCAAACCATCGTGTTCTTTGACAGCATGCAGGGCTTTTATAATACCTGTGAAGACGGCCACATTGATGAATTCGCACGCTTGAGCAATACGAGAGACGATGGTAAATTCATTCGGTCAGAATTCAAAGGCAAGACAAATTCTGCCTCTGCTATCGTGCGCTCTGCTGTAAGTCAAAATCAAAGTTCAACAGCCATTATCATGAATCTTGCCTCCCGCTACATTACTTCACCGGACAATCTGGAGCAAGCTGAGGTAGACAGCTTCACAAACTTACTGCTGGCGTCACTTGAAGGGAAAGACGTCCGGACAGAAGGAGGCGCTCTGAAGAATATCGTCGTAATGATCGTAAACAAAACCAATGACGTTCCGGTATGGTTTTACCATGACAACCCGAATGTTAAGACGATCACAATCAGCACACCTTCCAAAGAGGAACGCGAACAGCTCGTAAAAGGTGAAAATTTTACCAGTTTCTTTGCCCCAGATATATATGCGGAAGATATCGCTTACTATGAAGAACATCCAGATGAGCTTGAAAAAGTACAAGATAAATTCGTCGGTCTGACAGAAGGATTCAGCTTCACGGAGATTAACGGTCTTCGCCGCCTGTGCAAGAACGAGCGAACCCATATCCGTCACATGTCAACGGTCATTGATCTGTACAAATACGGGATTAAGGAAAACCCTTGGGATACGCTGGATGAAAACGAACTAAAAAATGCACATGAGGATTTTGAAAAGAGGATCAAAGGGCAGGACTATGCGATAACCAAAACGCTCGACGTTGTCAAACGCGCAGTGACCGGTATGGCAGGGCTACAGCACTCATCCCATACGAAGCCCAAGGGCATTCTCTTCTTTGCAGGGCCTACTGGTACCGGCAAGACCGAAACAGCCAAAACGCTTGCCGAAAAGCTGTTTGGAGATGAAAGCTGCTGTATTCGCTTTGATATGAGTGAATATGGTCAGAGCCATAGTGACCAGAAGCTCCTTGGGGCGCCTCCTGGATATGTCGGTTATGAAGCCGGAGGCCAACTTACAAATGCAGTTAGGGAAAATCCTTTCTCCATTCTGTTGTTTGACGAAATAGAAAAAGCGAATCCTTTGATCTTTGATAAGTTCCTGCAAATATTAGAGGACGGCCGTATGACCGACGGGCAAGGAAATACAGTGTATTTTTCCGAGTGTATTATTATTTTTACAAGCAACCTTGGTATCTTTACTTGGAATGCTATGGGCAGCAGAGAACCCAATGTCACCGCAGAAATGGAATACTCGGAAGTTCAAAAAAAAGTTAGGCAAGCTATTGAAGACTATTTCAAGCTGGAGCTCGGTCGTCCTGAGATTCTCAATAGAATCGGAGAGAACATCATCGTATTCGACTTCATTCGGCCACCAGTTGCTGAAATCATCTTGGATGCTTTGGTAAACAAGATAATCAAAAACCTTGCAGCGGAAAAGAGAATCGACCTGGTATTGTCAGACGAAGCGAGAGCGACGCTCCTTGAGAAGTCTCTCGGCAATCTTGCAAACGGTGCCAGAGGCATCGGTAACATCGTTGAGAGTTTGCTCATAAACCCCTTGTCTCGTTATCTCTTTGACAACTCCATAAAAGGAGATGAAAGAATTGTCATCAGATCAATCGATGCTGAGAATATCCCGTTTAATCTAAATTGTACTCGAGGTGAGGTCGAATGA
- a CDS encoding PP2C family protein-serine/threonine phosphatase, whose translation MIYVATRAGNGKTVSEDRVLVGRNVICNASADFPIPARGFVCVADGVGGNTGGAEASEFVVNALMSFAETNEELSKEAVTKHLWKINSELLSFGQQQSGRYQLATTLTGVLFSETEKYLIHIGNTRAYVVQAHFLKQLTYDHTVSNWLKSMGRIDEAEQCNKNEITNCFGGGNETLFKRLDISSLQAFHTMLLTSDGVHDFVSVAELEQFMSSDIPGNCKCERIVESALSAGSQDDLSVVIINSQEG comes from the coding sequence ATGATTTACGTTGCCACACGAGCGGGTAACGGGAAAACAGTAAGTGAAGATCGCGTTCTTGTCGGACGTAATGTGATATGTAATGCCTCCGCTGACTTTCCTATTCCCGCAAGAGGTTTTGTTTGCGTTGCAGATGGGGTTGGCGGAAATACAGGAGGCGCTGAAGCATCTGAGTTCGTTGTCAATGCGCTGATGTCATTTGCCGAAACTAATGAAGAACTCTCCAAAGAGGCGGTCACTAAGCATTTGTGGAAGATCAATTCCGAACTGCTTTCCTTTGGTCAACAGCAAAGTGGTCGATACCAATTGGCGACAACACTGACCGGAGTGCTATTTTCCGAAACCGAAAAGTATCTCATCCATATTGGAAATACAAGAGCCTATGTTGTGCAGGCGCATTTTCTAAAGCAACTGACATATGACCATACCGTAAGCAACTGGCTAAAGAGTATGGGAAGAATTGACGAGGCTGAACAATGCAATAAGAATGAGATCACTAATTGCTTCGGCGGCGGCAATGAAACTTTGTTTAAACGGCTGGATATAAGTTCTTTACAAGCATTTCACACAATGCTATTAACATCCGATGGAGTCCATGATTTTGTAAGTGTCGCAGAATTAGAGCAATTCATGTCATCGGATATTCCGGGAAACTGTAAATGTGAGAGAATCGTTGAGTCAGCGCTGAGTGCTGGATCACAGGATGATTTATCTGTAGTCATCATCAATTCACAGGAGGGATAG
- a CDS encoding DUF4236 domain-containing protein: MGFRMRKSINLGGGFKINLSKSGIGYSWGVPGYRITKTAKGATRRTYSIPGTGISYVDETGHNSHNHANNNGTRTRTNQYADPSGYIQTPGYDQVRNIEIADIEQLKTAEADNITATIEKTMRFNKWGTILLWCGLLGFAQWYFFVLPIIGIVLKVVAHKTGVVDLDYSFDDEKADEYNRRIGAWLVLSEGDREWQVIQEASVSNTKVNAGAGRNIKRVVCRIEKGTPYYIRTNVETIQLKLQKELLLFLPDKVFIIRKKKVGAVNYSDVVIRTSQVKFVETGRVPKDAQVVDSTWQYVNKNGTPDRRYSNNRQLPICLYGIVTITSPNGINVEMQFSNIQKTQDFEALAR; this comes from the coding sequence ATGGGTTTTCGCATGAGAAAAAGCATAAATCTCGGGGGAGGTTTCAAAATCAATCTCAGTAAATCTGGCATTGGATACAGCTGGGGTGTCCCAGGCTATAGGATCACTAAGACAGCCAAAGGAGCCACGCGCAGAACTTACTCGATACCTGGCACCGGTATTTCATATGTTGATGAAACAGGCCACAATTCGCATAACCACGCCAACAATAACGGTACAAGAACCCGCACTAATCAATATGCAGACCCATCCGGTTACATCCAGACACCAGGTTACGATCAAGTTCGAAATATCGAAATTGCAGATATTGAACAACTCAAGACAGCGGAAGCTGATAATATCACTGCAACTATAGAGAAAACGATGAGGTTCAATAAATGGGGCACAATCCTCTTGTGGTGTGGACTGTTAGGCTTTGCTCAGTGGTATTTTTTTGTTCTGCCTATTATCGGGATTGTGCTGAAAGTAGTTGCCCATAAAACCGGAGTAGTTGATCTCGACTACTCATTTGACGACGAGAAAGCAGATGAATACAATAGGCGAATAGGTGCTTGGTTGGTCTTGTCTGAAGGTGACCGAGAATGGCAAGTAATTCAAGAGGCTTCTGTATCCAACACAAAGGTTAACGCCGGAGCGGGAAGAAACATTAAGAGGGTTGTTTGTAGAATAGAGAAAGGAACTCCGTATTATATCAGGACAAATGTTGAAACAATTCAGTTAAAGCTTCAAAAAGAATTGCTTCTGTTCCTTCCGGACAAAGTATTTATCATCAGAAAAAAGAAAGTTGGTGCTGTAAACTACAGCGATGTGGTAATACGGACTTCTCAGGTCAAATTCGTTGAGACCGGCAGGGTTCCAAAAGATGCTCAAGTCGTAGACAGCACATGGCAATATGTGAACAAAAACGGAACCCCAGATCGGCGCTATAGCAATAACAGACAGCTTCCGATCTGCCTCTATGGTATAGTAACAATCACTTCACCGAATGGCATAAATGTTGAAATGCAATTTTCCAATATTCAGAAGACTCAAGATTTTGAGGCATTAGCGCGCTAA
- a CDS encoding KilA-N domain-containing protein — MARYKSDEPKDVIKNWMRSKDTIEFLGLWEQLHNDRFKGVEFDAFRRQAGSNAFTLSPQKWIENTNAIGIVSKSGRNGGTFAHSDS; from the coding sequence ATTGCAAGATATAAAAGCGATGAGCCTAAAGATGTAATTAAAAACTGGATGAGAAGCAAAGATACAATTGAATTCCTGGGTCTTTGGGAGCAATTACATAATGACAGATTTAAAGGGGTCGAATTCGACGCCTTTAGAAGACAAGCAGGTTCAAATGCTTTTACATTGTCTCCGCAGAAGTGGATAGAAAATACAAATGCAATTGGTATCGTTTCTAAATCAGGTCGCAATGGCGGAACTTTTGCTCACTCCGATTCATGA
- a CDS encoding efflux RND transporter permease subunit — protein MGTGTISVEVEVPNPRRDWFPGQVVKASRTAAMKEGLFVPVEAVLSRGEEKPYVFLAVGDKAVKTFVTTGELFNNHLEILSGVKDGDQVVVKGADRLFDGDLATIFSFGPLMFLRGNSGEFIRPIPIVISLTMLASMVMAVTIVPIFRNWYERRRLPPAGGENKPAGLLGRQITRLTAWYAGRLMPVMLKRPLRTGLTGVFIGTIAYGLIPFIPVDLFPAADREELPVLITLPKGSDVEETNRITMELQAWVAGQPGVTGVMAVSGGHAYQWFGGGTDLSNVSEGSAMVMAKVDTNKVNQAEVSEEWRAEFKQKYPGVDVNPWLLITGPPVGDPITVHIYGTDIGKLRQLSQEVKDRISKVPGAYNIQDNFGIDSYALEFQVDKPMMDQRLVNYTDLSRTLRLVSEGITVSQFDNGKDLIDMTMYMEKGEGDPMAVFQHLTVANARGEQIPLSELAVVKPSFTLQNIPHRNLSRVVTITGDVHNRTATEVMTEIIQFLGQMELPEGYRWETGGEMSEQTDIFADMGRLSIVVIFLILIVIAIQFNSLSLPLLVMSTVYLAVAGGLIGLFVTRTPLGFMSMMGFISLAGIVVRNGIVLIDFIEQARKKGVELKQAVIHAGEARLRPILLTSLTAIAGLMPLALSGDPLFTPIATTIISGLALSTMLTLIVVPSLYTVLAEWKDKRMAHRRKKHPEFFD, from the coding sequence ATGGGTACCGGTACCATCAGCGTAGAAGTTGAGGTGCCAAATCCCCGGCGTGACTGGTTCCCCGGGCAGGTCGTCAAGGCCTCGCGCACCGCTGCCATGAAGGAAGGACTGTTCGTCCCCGTGGAGGCGGTCTTAAGCCGGGGAGAAGAGAAGCCCTACGTATTTTTAGCTGTGGGTGATAAAGCGGTCAAAACTTTTGTGACGACCGGAGAGCTTTTCAACAACCATCTTGAGATCCTTTCCGGCGTCAAAGACGGAGACCAGGTCGTGGTCAAGGGAGCGGACCGCCTTTTCGACGGAGACTTGGCCACCATATTTTCCTTTGGCCCGCTGATGTTCTTGCGGGGTAATTCAGGCGAGTTCATCAGACCCATACCGATCGTGATTTCACTGACCATGCTGGCCTCGATGGTCATGGCCGTCACTATTGTACCCATATTCCGCAATTGGTACGAACGCCGCCGCCTACCGCCGGCAGGCGGCGAAAACAAGCCTGCCGGGCTGTTGGGCAGGCAGATCACCCGGCTGACTGCCTGGTATGCCGGAAGGCTTATGCCTGTTATGCTGAAGCGTCCCCTGCGTACCGGCCTGACCGGTGTCTTCATCGGCACTATAGCTTACGGACTGATCCCCTTTATCCCGGTTGACCTCTTCCCGGCGGCGGACCGTGAGGAGCTCCCGGTTTTAATTACCCTTCCCAAGGGCAGCGATGTTGAAGAAACCAACCGTATCACCATGGAATTACAGGCCTGGGTAGCAGGCCAGCCGGGCGTAACCGGGGTGATGGCCGTTTCCGGAGGTCATGCCTACCAGTGGTTCGGAGGAGGCACAGACTTAAGCAATGTGTCGGAGGGATCTGCCATGGTCATGGCCAAAGTGGACACCAACAAGGTCAACCAGGCTGAGGTGTCGGAAGAGTGGCGTGCGGAGTTTAAACAAAAGTACCCGGGGGTTGACGTCAACCCCTGGCTGTTGATAACCGGCCCGCCGGTAGGCGACCCGATAACCGTGCACATCTACGGCACAGACATCGGCAAACTGCGCCAGCTGTCCCAGGAGGTTAAAGACAGGATATCCAAGGTGCCTGGCGCCTACAACATCCAGGACAACTTCGGGATTGACAGCTACGCCCTGGAATTTCAGGTCGACAAGCCTATGATGGACCAGCGTCTGGTTAATTACACCGATTTATCCCGCACCCTGCGCCTGGTCAGTGAAGGGATTACGGTCAGCCAGTTTGATAACGGAAAAGATCTAATCGACATGACAATGTATATGGAGAAAGGCGAAGGTGATCCCATGGCCGTCTTCCAGCACCTGACGGTGGCCAATGCCCGCGGGGAACAGATCCCCCTGAGCGAACTGGCTGTGGTCAAACCTTCCTTTACTCTGCAGAATATCCCTCACCGCAACCTGTCCAGGGTGGTCACCATCACGGGCGATGTCCATAACCGCACGGCAACGGAGGTAATGACGGAGATTATCCAGTTCCTGGGACAGATGGAGCTGCCGGAAGGTTACCGCTGGGAAACCGGGGGAGAGATGTCGGAACAAACGGATATTTTCGCTGACATGGGCAGGCTTTCGATTGTGGTGATATTTTTAATTCTAATCGTGATCGCTATCCAGTTTAACTCCTTGAGCCTGCCGCTCCTGGTTATGAGCACGGTTTACCTGGCTGTCGCAGGGGGGCTTATCGGCCTCTTTGTCACACGTACCCCGCTGGGTTTCATGAGCATGATGGGGTTTATCTCGCTGGCGGGGATTGTGGTGCGTAACGGGATAGTCCTGATCGACTTTATAGAACAAGCCAGGAAGAAGGGGGTAGAGCTGAAACAGGCGGTCATCCACGCCGGAGAGGCCCGCCTGCGCCCGATCCTGCTGACCTCGCTGACGGCCATAGCCGGCCTGATGCCTCTGGCTCTATCCGGGGACCCGCTTTTCACCCCGATAGCCACGACAATTATCTCCGGTCTTGCGTTATCGACAATGCTGACACTGATAGTGGTGCCTTCGCTGTACACCGTGCTGGCTGAATGGAAGGATAAGAGAATGGCTCATCGCAGGAAAAAACACCCCGAATTCTTTGATTAG
- a CDS encoding DMT family transporter yields MQPGDTRDAGILKEQKSSRQGLGVALVLFSTICLSIEAVAAKLAYQGGATVMITLTLRYILAAVIFWLIIKAGKYAYRLPRQQLAAVAALSLGAQTLTVLALFEAFRYIPSGMAILFLYLYPTLVAVLSVFVLREPFTWRKGAALLLTFAGCAIILGQPLNGLDLRGVLLSLAAAFTNSIFLVGTTRLLKDIDTTVYNAYVTTIVALATVIITFARGQVSFDFNLQALLAIIVLGIVSTVLAMAALLRGVKIIGASRTAIISTFEPAATAVLGFLILGELLTGWQMAGGLVVLAGVFVLRGRS; encoded by the coding sequence ATGCAACCTGGCGATACACGTGATGCGGGTATTTTAAAGGAACAAAAAAGCAGCCGCCAGGGACTGGGAGTGGCTCTGGTCCTTTTTTCGACTATTTGTCTAAGCATAGAGGCGGTGGCGGCGAAGCTGGCTTACCAGGGTGGGGCCACCGTCATGATCACGCTTACCTTGCGCTACATCCTGGCCGCAGTTATATTTTGGCTGATTATCAAGGCGGGAAAATATGCGTACAGGCTGCCGCGACAGCAGTTGGCCGCAGTCGCGGCGCTCTCCCTGGGTGCCCAAACTCTCACCGTCCTGGCCCTGTTCGAGGCCTTTCGTTACATACCTTCCGGCATGGCCATTTTATTTCTTTACCTTTATCCCACCCTTGTCGCGGTCCTGTCTGTTTTCGTCCTGCGGGAACCTTTTACCTGGCGAAAAGGCGCAGCCCTATTGCTTACTTTCGCGGGCTGCGCCATCATCCTCGGGCAGCCGTTGAACGGGCTTGATTTACGCGGAGTCCTGCTTTCACTGGCGGCCGCCTTTACCAATTCCATTTTTTTGGTTGGGACGACCCGCCTGCTCAAAGACATTGATACCACGGTCTATAACGCCTACGTTACGACTATCGTGGCGTTGGCAACCGTCATAATCACTTTTGCCCGCGGCCAGGTCAGTTTCGACTTTAACCTGCAGGCGCTGTTAGCCATCATCGTCCTCGGCATCGTATCGACAGTCCTGGCCATGGCGGCGCTACTCCGGGGCGTCAAAATAATCGGGGCCTCCCGAACGGCCATCATCAGCACCTTCGAACCGGCAGCGACGGCGGTGCTTGGTTTCTTAATCCTGGGCGAGCTCCTCACGGGCTGGCAGATGGCCGGCGGGCTGGTGGTGCTGGCCGGCGTGTTCGTACTCAGAGGGCGCTCATAG
- a CDS encoding PLP-dependent cysteine synthase family protein: MDIFDSIGNTPLVELKSLTNGSKVKILGKLEGCNPGGSIKDRTAYYLIKKAEESGELTKGKIILEPTSGNTGIALAMIGAAKGYKVTLVVPGCVSVERSRILEAFGADVIITPAEEGTDGSIRKAHQVIKEEPDKYYMPNQFVNENNSLAHYETLGPEVYAQTNGEIDVFVAGMGTTGTLMGASRYLKEKKPGVKVVGIEPTVGHAIQGLKNMQEAIVPEIYNPGMLDEIITIEDDEAYETARLLATKEGIFVGMSSGAAVAGALKIAERMSTGVIVAILPDRGDRYLSTTLFRSICAKCSP, encoded by the coding sequence ATGGATATTTTTGATTCTATCGGGAATACCCCGCTTGTTGAGTTGAAATCACTAACCAACGGTTCGAAGGTCAAGATATTAGGGAAGCTGGAAGGTTGTAATCCAGGCGGTTCGATTAAGGACCGTACAGCCTATTATCTAATTAAAAAAGCGGAGGAATCCGGTGAACTGACAAAAGGCAAGATTATCCTTGAGCCGACTTCAGGAAATACCGGAATTGCCCTGGCTATGATTGGAGCGGCCAAGGGCTACAAGGTGACACTTGTGGTGCCCGGCTGCGTCAGCGTTGAGAGGAGCCGCATCCTGGAAGCCTTCGGCGCGGATGTTATTATTACTCCGGCAGAGGAAGGAACTGACGGCTCGATCCGCAAAGCCCACCAGGTTATTAAAGAAGAACCTGACAAATATTATATGCCCAACCAGTTTGTCAACGAAAACAATTCCCTTGCCCACTATGAGACATTGGGGCCGGAAGTATATGCCCAGACGAACGGGGAAATCGATGTGTTTGTGGCGGGTATGGGTACTACAGGCACTTTAATGGGGGCGAGCAGGTATCTCAAAGAGAAAAAACCGGGGGTTAAGGTAGTTGGTATTGAGCCTACCGTAGGCCATGCTATCCAGGGGCTCAAAAACATGCAGGAAGCGATTGTGCCGGAGATCTATAACCCCGGCATGCTGGATGAAATCATAACTATTGAGGATGACGAGGCTTACGAAACTGCCAGGTTGCTGGCCACCAAAGAAGGAATTTTTGTCGGTATGTCCAGCGGAGCGGCCGTAGCCGGAGCTCTCAAGATAGCCGAAAGGATGAGTACAGGCGTCATAGTGGCGATTCTACCCGACCGCGGCGACCGCTACCTCAGCACGACGCTGTTCCGGTCCATCTGCGCCAAGTGCTCCCCCTAA
- a CDS encoding HD domain-containing protein, which produces MDQVHLKVLRDWFDGYVRGYYSDDPELQIGVRLKEEHTLRVCRQIVQIGRSLQLTAEDLNLAEAVALLHDLGRFKQYAQYRTFNDRRSENHALLGLRELDRVGALRGLPGPEQSVIRTALEHHNACDLPGTLQGRELLFSRLIRDADKLDILEMTVQFLTSPSEALKPVLGPNLPDTGECSTVLVENLLQQKKCYYDDVKTLNDRKLLLLSWLYDLNFPYSLAEAARKGYINKIIDSLPDTEIIRSVDCYLQHYLMGRLRLGK; this is translated from the coding sequence TTGGACCAGGTTCATTTAAAGGTTTTACGAGACTGGTTTGACGGCTACGTGAGAGGTTATTACAGTGATGATCCCGAACTGCAGATAGGGGTGCGGCTGAAGGAAGAGCATACCTTAAGAGTGTGCCGGCAAATTGTTCAGATCGGCCGCAGCTTGCAACTGACGGCAGAAGACCTGAATTTGGCTGAAGCCGTAGCTTTGTTGCATGACCTCGGGCGCTTCAAACAGTATGCTCAGTATCGTACTTTTAACGACAGGCGCTCAGAAAACCATGCCCTGCTTGGCTTGCGGGAACTGGATCGAGTCGGGGCGCTGCGTGGCTTGCCGGGGCCGGAACAATCCGTCATCAGAACAGCCCTTGAGCATCATAATGCCTGCGACCTGCCCGGGACGCTGCAGGGCCGGGAGTTGTTGTTTTCCCGCCTGATCAGGGATGCGGACAAACTGGATATTTTGGAGATGACCGTGCAATTTTTAACCAGTCCGAGTGAGGCGCTAAAGCCCGTACTGGGGCCGAACCTTCCCGACACCGGGGAATGTTCAACGGTCCTGGTTGAGAACCTGCTGCAGCAAAAAAAATGCTACTATGATGACGTAAAAACCCTTAATGACCGGAAGCTGCTGCTCCTCTCGTGGCTTTACGATCTTAATTTTCCTTACTCGCTGGCGGAGGCAGCCAGAAAAGGCTATATTAATAAGATAATTGACAGCCTGCCGGATACAGAAATTATTCGTTCGGTTGACTGCTATCTGCAGCACTACCTGATGGGCAGGCTCCGGCTTGGAAAATGA
- a CDS encoding aldo/keto reductase: MMRYRVLGRTGLQVSVIGFGGIPIQRVSAAEAGLIVHKALDLGINFFDTARGYTDSEAKLGSVLRQRRNEAIIATKSMARTAGDMASDIRTSLKAMGVEYIDLYQMHNIKHKAALEKVLSPGGALDALQQAKEAGLIGHIGVTGHIKEFLLEILRIPEIETVQFPFNPVESNGVRELLDLSGQTETGVIIMKPLAGGAFSNAGLALRFVLEHPVSTVIPGMDSLKQLEENVKAGLDPLPLSAQERRALDEESGRLGTVFCRRCEYCRPCRQGIDIPSVFLLDGYYRRYNLQEWARERYHGLKATADQCVGCSECEERCPYNLPIREMLAEASGRLA; this comes from the coding sequence ATGATGAGGTATAGGGTATTGGGTCGCACGGGTTTGCAGGTTTCAGTAATCGGGTTTGGTGGTATACCTATTCAACGGGTCTCAGCGGCCGAAGCTGGTTTAATAGTTCACAAGGCTTTGGATCTGGGGATAAATTTTTTTGATACGGCAAGAGGTTATACCGACAGCGAAGCAAAGCTGGGCTCTGTTTTGCGGCAGCGTAGAAATGAAGCAATCATTGCCACAAAATCTATGGCCCGGACAGCTGGGGACATGGCGTCGGATATCCGGACCAGCCTGAAAGCCATGGGAGTGGAATATATCGACCTGTACCAGATGCATAACATCAAGCACAAAGCTGCTCTGGAAAAGGTCTTGAGCCCCGGCGGCGCTTTGGATGCTTTGCAGCAAGCCAAAGAAGCAGGGTTAATCGGACATATAGGTGTAACCGGACACATCAAGGAATTTTTGTTGGAAATCCTGCGAATTCCTGAAATAGAAACCGTCCAGTTTCCGTTCAACCCCGTGGAATCGAACGGCGTACGGGAACTGCTGGACCTGTCCGGGCAAACAGAAACCGGTGTGATTATCATGAAGCCGCTGGCCGGGGGCGCTTTCAGCAATGCCGGCCTGGCCTTGCGTTTTGTGCTGGAGCATCCTGTTTCCACGGTGATTCCGGGTATGGATTCACTAAAGCAGTTGGAGGAGAATGTCAAGGCCGGGCTTGACCCGCTGCCTCTTTCAGCACAGGAAAGAAGAGCGCTGGATGAAGAGAGTGGCCGTCTGGGGACTGTTTTTTGCAGGAGGTGCGAGTACTGCCGGCCTTGCCGGCAGGGCATCGATATCCCGTCGGTGTTTTTACTGGACGGCTATTACCGCAGGTATAATTTGCAGGAATGGGCCAGGGAGCGCTACCATGGTTTAAAAGCAACCGCGGACCAATGCGTCGGTTGCAGCGAGTGCGAGGAGAGATGTCCCTACAACCTGCCCATCCGCGAGATGCTGGCGGAAGCTTCGGGACGGTTGGCTTGA